A portion of the Stigmatella aurantiaca DW4/3-1 genome contains these proteins:
- a CDS encoding caspase family protein: MHLPYRLLASRCTLLLLGWGLAFPLSAQAELPQRTAYALIIANNASLDPKQADLRYADDDGARYYELFAPQAQETLLLSVLDAETQERHPGLAARARPPTRAALLEALRQLNRRMAADKAAGLTPVLYFIFTGHGQRGAAGEGSVTLLDGLFTRADLYKQVIAPTVPNVGFLHLIVDACDSYFFVNSRGALPVGPALGATVTQHLASRELERFPQVGVVLSTSKAQESHEWSAISAGVFSHQVRSALAGAADVNADGRVEYSELMAFIASASQGVEDVRGRLDIFARPPPLDRSAPLSDLAQKSGLGYLLIPEGPGGRMWVEDTRGVRLAEFHKERERALVLGLPAGRGYYLRTPGQEARFTVQRGRQVVDAGTLSWTALSVASRGALEDAFRDHLFSVAFGPRFYSGYVASAGMAPVPLYPGPDLSP; this comes from the coding sequence ATGCACTTGCCCTATCGCCTCCTCGCGTCCCGCTGCACCTTGCTGCTGCTGGGATGGGGTTTGGCCTTCCCACTCTCCGCCCAGGCTGAACTCCCCCAGAGGACCGCCTACGCCCTCATCATCGCCAACAACGCCAGCTTGGACCCGAAGCAGGCGGACTTGCGGTACGCGGACGATGACGGGGCGCGCTACTACGAACTCTTTGCCCCCCAGGCCCAGGAGACCTTGCTGCTGAGCGTCCTGGACGCGGAGACGCAGGAGCGCCACCCGGGGCTGGCGGCACGGGCTCGGCCCCCCACCCGGGCCGCCTTGCTGGAGGCCCTGCGGCAACTCAATCGCCGCATGGCCGCCGACAAGGCCGCCGGACTCACGCCGGTGCTCTACTTCATCTTCACCGGCCACGGGCAGCGGGGGGCCGCCGGGGAGGGCTCGGTGACGCTGCTGGACGGCCTGTTCACCCGCGCGGACCTCTATAAGCAGGTCATCGCCCCCACCGTCCCCAACGTGGGCTTTCTCCACCTCATCGTGGATGCGTGCGACTCATACTTCTTCGTCAACTCGCGGGGGGCGCTGCCAGTAGGGCCAGCCCTGGGCGCCACGGTGACCCAGCACCTGGCCTCGCGCGAGCTGGAGCGCTTCCCCCAGGTGGGGGTGGTGCTGTCCACCTCCAAGGCCCAGGAAAGCCACGAGTGGAGCGCCATCTCCGCGGGCGTCTTCAGCCACCAGGTGCGCTCGGCCCTGGCGGGCGCCGCGGACGTGAACGCCGATGGGCGCGTGGAGTACTCGGAGCTGATGGCCTTCATCGCCTCCGCCAGCCAGGGCGTGGAGGACGTGCGGGGCCGGCTGGACATCTTCGCGCGGCCGCCCCCGCTGGACCGCAGCGCCCCCCTGAGCGATCTCGCCCAGAAGTCGGGCCTGGGGTACCTCCTGATACCGGAGGGGCCGGGCGGCAGGATGTGGGTTGAGGACACACGAGGGGTCCGCCTGGCCGAGTTCCACAAGGAGCGCGAGCGGGCACTGGTGCTCGGCCTTCCCGCGGGCCGGGGCTACTACCTGCGCACCCCGGGACAGGAGGCCCGCTTCACCGTGCAGCGGGGGCGCCAGGTGGTGGACGCGGGGACCCTCAGCTGGACGGCCCTGTCGGTCGCCAGCCGCGGCGCCCTGGAAGATGCCTTCCGGGACCACCTCTTCAGCGTGGCCTTCGGTCCCCGCTTCTACAGCGGCTATGTGGCGAGCGCCGGGATGGCGCCCGTTCCCCTCTACCCTGGCCCCGACCTCTCCCCATGA
- a CDS encoding hydrolase: protein MRFQPTEAFAPASRLASPHAQTIYASLVRPTRAPPLRRERHELSDGDFVDLDTLHGREGAPHVMVLHGLEGSSGSGYVTAILRGAAERGWGATALNFRSCSGEPNRLARSYHSGEIGDALEVMKLLRQRFPGPLYAVGFSLGANVLCRLLEETGDAAPVEAAAAVSAPFALDACCRKIDGPGPFQRLYRERFLRTLKQKARAKLRRFPGAFDRQAMEAAHSIRAFDDAVTAPLHGFRDAAHYYAEASSGPRLHAIQRPTLLLSASDDPMLEAPVIPPGAASNPLLSPVLTEQGGHVGFVSGHWRAPRFWGEAQVLAFLDAFAPAAHPK, encoded by the coding sequence GTGCGATTCCAGCCCACCGAAGCCTTCGCCCCCGCCTCCCGACTGGCCTCCCCTCACGCGCAGACCATCTATGCGTCGCTGGTGCGGCCCACCCGTGCCCCACCGCTGCGCCGGGAGCGCCACGAGCTGTCCGATGGGGACTTCGTCGATCTCGATACCTTGCACGGGCGTGAGGGGGCCCCGCACGTGATGGTGCTCCACGGCCTGGAAGGCTCGTCCGGGTCGGGCTACGTCACCGCGATCCTCCGGGGCGCCGCCGAGCGCGGCTGGGGCGCGACCGCCCTCAACTTCCGCTCGTGCAGCGGCGAGCCCAACCGCCTGGCCCGCTCGTATCACTCGGGGGAGATCGGCGATGCGCTCGAGGTGATGAAGCTGCTGCGCCAGCGGTTCCCGGGCCCGCTGTACGCGGTGGGCTTCTCCCTGGGCGCCAACGTGCTCTGCCGGCTGCTGGAGGAAACGGGCGACGCCGCGCCGGTGGAGGCCGCGGCGGCCGTCAGCGCCCCCTTTGCCCTGGATGCCTGCTGCCGGAAGATCGACGGCCCGGGCCCTTTCCAGCGCCTCTACCGGGAGCGGTTCCTGCGCACGCTCAAGCAGAAGGCCCGCGCGAAGCTCCGGCGCTTTCCGGGAGCCTTTGATCGCCAGGCCATGGAGGCCGCGCACTCCATCCGCGCCTTCGATGATGCCGTCACCGCCCCCTTGCACGGCTTTCGGGACGCGGCGCACTACTACGCGGAGGCCTCGTCAGGGCCCCGGCTCCACGCCATCCAGCGGCCCACGCTCCTGCTGAGCGCCAGCGACGATCCGATGCTCGAAGCCCCCGTCATTCCTCCCGGCGCCGCGAGCAACCCGCTGCTGAGCCCCGTGCTGACAGAGCAGGGAGGCCATGTGGGCTTCGTGTCCGGCCACTGGCGCGCACCGCGCTTCTGGGGCGAGGCCCAGGTGCTGGCGTTCCTCGATGCCTTCGCCCCGGCCGCTCACCCGAAGTAG
- the rmuC gene encoding DNA recombination protein RmuC — protein MALVLALALLIAGSLLGAGLTWLLLQGRLQHETRLVRMEEEAGRATLAERLRGREGELQEVRRALDAERLRVRQLQDACTGLEVRLSALQSATAEERRGMEEKLELLTEARDELAQSFKALSADALRMNNQSFLELAQLQLSRFQEGARADLTQRERSIEAMVRPLRESLEKVDAQVTHLEQARAQAYGGLAQQLQSLASTQESLRAETASLVGALRAPTVRGRWGEIQLRRVVELAGMVECCDFVQQETVTHERGRLRPDMVVRLPGNKSVVVDSKAPLQAYLEALEVRDDSARLVKLREHAAQTRAHLKALGDKAYWEQFPSAPEFVVMFLPGETFFSAALEQDPALIEAGVDRQVILATPTTLIALLRAVAYGWRQENVARNAHEIRELGRALYDRIRTLARHFGDLGRNLDRAVDAYNTTVGSLEVRVLPGARRFKELGAATGEDVPVLPTLDTVARPLRAPEMDPLVAERTGLPES, from the coding sequence ATGGCCCTCGTCCTCGCCCTTGCCCTGCTCATCGCCGGAAGCCTGCTGGGGGCCGGTCTTACCTGGCTGCTCCTCCAGGGCCGCCTCCAGCACGAAACCCGCCTCGTCCGGATGGAGGAAGAGGCCGGGCGCGCCACCCTGGCCGAGCGTCTGCGCGGCCGGGAAGGGGAACTCCAGGAAGTGCGCCGGGCGCTGGATGCCGAGCGTCTTCGCGTCCGGCAGCTCCAGGATGCCTGCACCGGGCTGGAGGTGCGGCTGTCCGCGCTCCAGTCCGCCACGGCCGAGGAGCGCCGGGGCATGGAGGAGAAGCTGGAGCTGCTTACCGAGGCGCGGGACGAGCTGGCCCAGTCCTTCAAGGCCCTCTCCGCCGATGCGCTGCGGATGAACAACCAGTCCTTCCTGGAACTCGCCCAGCTTCAGCTCTCGCGCTTCCAGGAGGGCGCGCGCGCGGACCTCACCCAGCGCGAGCGCTCCATCGAGGCCATGGTGCGGCCCTTGCGCGAGTCCCTGGAGAAGGTGGATGCGCAGGTCACCCACCTGGAGCAGGCGCGGGCCCAGGCCTATGGCGGCCTCGCCCAGCAGCTCCAGTCGCTCGCCTCCACCCAGGAATCCTTGCGCGCCGAGACGGCCAGCCTCGTGGGCGCCCTGCGCGCCCCCACCGTGCGCGGGCGGTGGGGGGAGATCCAGCTGCGGCGCGTGGTGGAGCTGGCCGGCATGGTGGAGTGCTGTGACTTCGTCCAGCAGGAGACCGTCACCCACGAGCGCGGGCGCCTGCGTCCGGACATGGTGGTGCGCCTGCCCGGCAACAAGAGCGTGGTGGTGGACTCCAAGGCCCCGCTCCAGGCCTACCTGGAGGCCCTGGAGGTCCGCGACGACAGTGCCCGGCTGGTGAAGCTGCGCGAGCACGCCGCGCAGACGCGCGCCCACCTCAAGGCCCTGGGCGACAAGGCCTACTGGGAGCAGTTTCCGTCCGCCCCGGAGTTCGTGGTGATGTTCCTGCCGGGCGAGACGTTCTTCAGCGCCGCGCTGGAGCAGGACCCCGCCCTCATCGAGGCGGGGGTGGACCGGCAGGTCATCCTCGCCACGCCCACCACGCTCATTGCCCTGCTGCGCGCCGTGGCCTACGGCTGGCGCCAGGAGAACGTGGCCCGCAACGCCCATGAGATTCGTGAGCTGGGGCGCGCGCTGTATGACCGCATCCGGACGTTGGCCCGCCATTTCGGCGACTTGGGCCGCAACCTGGACCGGGCCGTGGATGCGTACAACACCACCGTGGGCTCCCTGGAGGTGCGCGTTCTTCCCGGGGCCCGGCGCTTCAAGGAGCTGGGCGCCGCCACGGGCGAGGACGTGCCCGTGCTGCCCACCCTGGACACCGTGGCCCGGCCGCTTCGTGCCCCGGAGATGGATCCCCTCGTCGCCGAGCGGACGGGCTTGCCAGAGAGCTGA
- a CDS encoding Ig domain-containing protein: MNARWGFQGLLLLWGLGGVACFFDPNFARFEKCGTNNTCASGYSCFVEEGVCLPDCGFQERCPGEDPPPPGASDAGQNEDAGEGGGTDAGTDAGVDGGTDAGPPTVKPLSWVTRSLPLATEEVPYAHELQVEGGTPPYSFRAVGSLPRNFGLDGAILKGSPPTDVGSPRVAFRVTDSALPPSSVQEEFTLEVRSLLRLAGPGVLANGYTGTAYTETLSATGGTPPYTFTIDPGSALPANLSLQPNGVLMGTPAATSGQKPYLVRVTDSGTPPQTVTRSLWLELKTQPLLGEIANHSVPDGRVGTKYTYTFKISNGATPTWVLKKGPLPSGIQFDAATATLTGTPNQKTTQTFTIGTEGILNLQKDFTLTIH; the protein is encoded by the coding sequence ATGAACGCACGCTGGGGATTCCAGGGGTTGCTGCTGCTCTGGGGGCTGGGAGGCGTGGCCTGCTTCTTTGATCCCAACTTCGCCCGCTTCGAGAAGTGCGGCACCAACAACACCTGCGCCAGCGGCTACTCCTGCTTTGTGGAAGAAGGGGTCTGCCTGCCGGACTGTGGCTTCCAGGAGCGCTGCCCCGGCGAGGATCCGCCTCCCCCGGGAGCGTCGGACGCTGGGCAGAACGAGGACGCAGGCGAAGGGGGCGGAACGGATGCGGGAACCGACGCCGGAGTAGATGGAGGCACTGACGCAGGCCCCCCCACGGTCAAGCCCTTGAGCTGGGTGACCCGGAGCCTGCCCCTGGCCACCGAGGAAGTGCCCTACGCCCACGAGCTGCAAGTGGAAGGAGGAACCCCTCCCTACTCTTTCCGGGCCGTGGGCTCCCTGCCCAGGAACTTCGGCCTCGACGGAGCCATTCTCAAAGGTTCCCCCCCCACGGACGTGGGGTCCCCCCGCGTGGCGTTCCGGGTCACCGACTCGGCCCTCCCTCCCTCCAGCGTGCAGGAGGAGTTCACCCTGGAGGTGCGTTCCCTGCTCCGTCTGGCCGGACCAGGAGTCCTCGCGAATGGCTACACCGGCACGGCCTACACGGAGACCCTCTCCGCCACGGGAGGCACGCCTCCTTATACGTTCACGATAGACCCGGGCAGCGCCCTCCCCGCGAATCTCTCCCTCCAGCCCAATGGAGTCCTCATGGGCACTCCTGCCGCCACCTCAGGACAGAAGCCCTACTTGGTGCGGGTCACCGACTCAGGAACGCCTCCGCAAACGGTCACCCGGAGCCTGTGGCTCGAACTCAAGACCCAACCGCTCCTGGGGGAGATCGCCAACCACTCCGTCCCGGACGGCCGGGTCGGAACGAAGTACACCTACACCTTCAAGATCTCGAATGGCGCGACGCCGACCTGGGTCCTGAAAAAGGGGCCCCTTCCCTCGGGCATCCAATTCGATGCGGCGACGGCCACCCTCACAGGCACTCCCAACCAGAAGACCACCCAGACATTCACCATCGGCACGGAAGGCATCCTGAACCTCCAGAAGGACTTCACGCTGACGATCCATTGA
- a CDS encoding GNAT family N-acetyltransferase produces MPLVLATPAQKTERDALTYPAWGPPLTPAGYAAREHRLRAHPWARAEMRTWLLCDEQGSVLSSCETFRTRSVLRAGDGTLTDGDSFAIASVFTEERLRGRGHATRMMDLLLPELQRAPDAHAALLFSDVGPQLYRRSGYRELSAWNWVLSPQPGEPGEHVDRLLGETDLDTALSRACPPERPFFLWPTAAQADWHLERERIYAEQLGRPRPEACGATVGPSTALWAMVKTGALVLLWLDARTAQDAEALLGAARRVAHRAGLSHVEVWEEPDTAPLLASIPGAVREPRDGSLPMLQPLRPGLLLSESLPIPRVLWV; encoded by the coding sequence ATGCCCCTCGTCCTCGCCACCCCCGCCCAGAAGACCGAACGCGATGCCCTCACCTACCCCGCCTGGGGCCCCCCGCTCACCCCGGCGGGGTATGCCGCGCGCGAGCACCGGCTCCGGGCCCACCCCTGGGCCCGCGCCGAGATGCGGACGTGGCTGCTGTGCGACGAGCAGGGAAGCGTGCTCTCCTCCTGTGAGACGTTCCGCACCCGCAGCGTCCTGCGCGCGGGGGATGGGACGCTGACCGATGGAGACAGCTTCGCGATCGCCAGCGTCTTCACCGAGGAGCGGCTGCGGGGACGGGGCCATGCCACGCGGATGATGGACCTGCTCCTGCCGGAGCTTCAGCGCGCCCCGGATGCCCACGCCGCCCTCCTCTTCTCCGATGTGGGCCCGCAGCTCTACCGCCGCTCGGGCTACCGCGAGCTGTCCGCCTGGAATTGGGTCCTCTCGCCCCAACCCGGTGAGCCTGGGGAGCACGTGGACCGGCTGCTCGGGGAGACGGACCTCGACACGGCGCTCTCTCGCGCGTGCCCACCCGAGCGGCCCTTCTTTCTCTGGCCCACCGCCGCGCAAGCCGACTGGCACCTCGAGCGCGAGCGCATCTATGCCGAACAGCTCGGCCGTCCCCGCCCAGAGGCCTGCGGCGCCACGGTGGGCCCCTCCACCGCGCTCTGGGCCATGGTGAAGACGGGAGCCCTCGTGCTGCTGTGGCTCGATGCCCGAACGGCGCAGGACGCCGAGGCCCTGCTGGGCGCCGCCCGGCGCGTGGCCCACCGCGCGGGGCTCTCCCACGTCGAAGTCTGGGAAGAGCCAGACACCGCCCCGCTGCTGGCCAGCATCCCCGGCGCCGTGCGGGAGCCTCGGGACGGCTCCCTGCCCATGCTGCAACCGCTGCGGCCGGGGCTCCTCCTGTCCGAGTCCCTGCCCATCCCCCGGGTCCTGTGGGTCTGA
- a CDS encoding anti-sigma factor family protein → MTCENGEAKTALQALFLGELAAERHARLRAHAKACVSCGTAYERLSRVESVLEKRVLPQGRERLLEAQLLERVKGSALAAAPERAGFWTWWKVALPMAAAAAVAVVVLPKGQEETGPEEWQARKGSPGKAFGMRAFCVAPDGKVAGEASPGGVLACPEGAAVQFSYTAPEQARLAVDSRAPSGERLQFFPQEGEPVPVPPGVDVPLAYSTPVQGGWLSQPLEVRARFTDERGQLLGETQVTLTPAK, encoded by the coding sequence ATGACGTGCGAGAACGGGGAGGCGAAGACGGCGCTTCAGGCACTGTTCCTGGGGGAGCTGGCGGCGGAGAGACACGCGCGGTTGCGCGCGCATGCGAAGGCATGCGTCTCGTGTGGCACGGCCTATGAGCGGCTTTCGCGGGTGGAGTCCGTCCTGGAGAAACGGGTGCTGCCCCAGGGCCGCGAGCGGCTGCTGGAGGCGCAACTCCTGGAGCGGGTGAAGGGCTCGGCGCTGGCCGCGGCCCCGGAGCGCGCGGGGTTCTGGACCTGGTGGAAGGTGGCGCTGCCCATGGCCGCCGCGGCGGCGGTGGCGGTGGTGGTGCTTCCGAAGGGCCAAGAGGAGACGGGCCCCGAGGAGTGGCAGGCGCGCAAGGGCTCTCCGGGCAAGGCGTTCGGGATGCGGGCCTTCTGCGTCGCCCCCGATGGCAAGGTGGCGGGCGAGGCCTCGCCGGGAGGCGTGCTGGCGTGCCCCGAAGGGGCGGCGGTGCAGTTCAGCTATACGGCCCCGGAGCAGGCCCGGTTGGCGGTGGACAGCCGGGCGCCCTCGGGCGAGCGGCTTCAGTTCTTCCCGCAAGAGGGCGAGCCGGTGCCGGTGCCGCCGGGAGTGGATGTGCCCCTGGCCTACAGCACGCCGGTGCAAGGCGGTTGGCTCTCCCAGCCCCTGGAGGTCCGGGCTCGCTTCACGGATGAGCGGGGCCAGTTGCTGGGCGAGACGCAGGTGACGTTGACCCCGGCCAAGTAG
- a CDS encoding DUF481 domain-containing protein, with product MLTAFLMATSLQSQVPPASVPPPPASVPAAVERAAAAAESAATAAQEAAKASERMATAVERLTEVLARPSTVPAAAMPEAPKPVDAPVKEDPWSGSVGLGLISLSGNSSTLTFNGLATAQRKTANWIYAIKAQAVYGRSRLSATETEPERAQVVALGAGVQVRGDRRFTEVVSGYLLAGAETDHVRSMELRGLGEAGTGILWWDEKQADGRVTSLRTDLAFRFLRETRFQYYPIREDLPDVDLGGPRVGLSLAYGLSKDVIFTEEAEAVPNVLGDARLLVNSQSKLTARLTESLALSTSFLLQYDSSPAVGKVKTDTALSVSIEVGF from the coding sequence ATGCTGACCGCCTTTTTGATGGCCACCTCCCTCCAGTCTCAGGTTCCCCCCGCCTCGGTGCCGCCTCCTCCCGCCTCGGTTCCGGCCGCTGTCGAGCGCGCCGCCGCTGCCGCGGAGAGCGCCGCCACCGCCGCCCAGGAGGCCGCCAAGGCCAGCGAGCGGATGGCCACCGCCGTGGAGCGGTTGACCGAGGTCCTCGCCCGTCCGTCCACGGTTCCAGCGGCGGCGATGCCCGAGGCACCCAAGCCGGTCGATGCGCCGGTGAAGGAGGATCCCTGGAGCGGCTCCGTGGGGCTTGGCCTCATCTCACTGTCGGGCAACTCCTCCACGCTGACGTTCAACGGGCTGGCGACCGCGCAGCGCAAGACGGCCAACTGGATCTACGCCATCAAGGCGCAGGCCGTGTACGGCCGCAGCCGGCTGTCAGCCACGGAGACGGAGCCCGAGCGCGCCCAGGTGGTGGCGCTGGGGGCGGGGGTGCAAGTGCGCGGAGACCGCCGCTTCACCGAGGTGGTGAGCGGGTACCTGCTGGCGGGCGCGGAGACGGACCACGTCAGGAGCATGGAACTGCGAGGCCTGGGCGAGGCGGGAACCGGCATCCTCTGGTGGGACGAGAAGCAGGCCGACGGACGGGTGACCTCCTTGCGCACGGACCTGGCGTTCCGCTTCCTGCGGGAGACGCGCTTCCAGTACTACCCCATCCGCGAGGACCTGCCCGATGTGGACCTGGGCGGCCCCCGGGTGGGGCTCTCGCTGGCCTATGGCCTCTCCAAGGACGTCATCTTCACGGAAGAGGCGGAGGCGGTGCCCAACGTGCTCGGCGATGCGCGCCTGCTCGTCAACAGCCAGTCCAAGCTCACGGCGCGGCTGACCGAGTCGCTGGCGCTCTCCACCAGCTTCCTGCTCCAGTACGACAGCTCGCCCGCGGTGGGGAAGGTGAAGACCGACACCGCGCTCTCGGTCAGCATCGAGGTGGGATTCTAG
- a CDS encoding RNA polymerase sigma factor, giving the protein MAWEWDQERLRRFREGAPDVLGEVFRAHAEWLARMLRGAAFRGRGFSHLRSALEVENTVLETFARAFEPRTRLAYDGVRPYGQFLMGIARNVVLEEMRSREVVVGLGPMHEDSALDWESGAEDTAGNLEQQLEDREVEGLLKDFKEGLSEQERALFELRFSEGLAQETAAERVGLTRIQVRRREKGLKQRLLEFLQERGYLQGIQAKGWGFLKRRGDG; this is encoded by the coding sequence ATGGCGTGGGAGTGGGACCAGGAGCGATTGCGGCGCTTCCGGGAGGGCGCACCGGACGTGCTCGGGGAGGTATTCCGTGCGCATGCGGAGTGGCTGGCCCGGATGCTTCGAGGAGCCGCCTTCCGTGGGCGGGGATTCTCCCACCTGCGAAGTGCCCTTGAGGTGGAGAACACGGTGTTGGAGACGTTTGCCCGAGCCTTTGAACCCAGGACCCGGCTGGCTTACGACGGAGTGCGTCCTTATGGACAGTTCCTCATGGGCATCGCGCGCAACGTGGTGCTCGAGGAGATGCGCTCGCGGGAGGTGGTGGTGGGGCTGGGGCCCATGCATGAGGACAGCGCGCTCGATTGGGAGTCGGGCGCCGAGGACACCGCGGGGAACCTGGAGCAGCAGTTGGAAGACCGCGAGGTGGAGGGGCTGCTGAAGGACTTCAAGGAGGGGCTCTCCGAGCAGGAGCGGGCGCTGTTCGAGCTGCGGTTTTCGGAGGGCTTGGCGCAAGAGACCGCCGCGGAGCGGGTCGGCCTGACGCGCATTCAGGTGAGAAGGCGGGAGAAGGGGCTCAAGCAACGGCTGCTCGAGTTTTTGCAGGAGCGTGGGTACCTGCAAGGGATCCAGGCGAAAGGCTGGGGCTTCTTGAAGAGAAGGGGCGACGGATGA
- a CDS encoding cytochrome C oxidase subunit IV family protein, with the protein MAVVNETHSEEHNMQEHHGTGRYWLVWAALLAFTFITVITGRMHLPTFGLLLALVIATVKGTLVLLFFMHLIDHKGANRLVMGVSLLFVLIMIMAPMADFATRFRGSNPPGSHVSDLKDLNFPEAQGDAKHGGSHGLKLPDSHP; encoded by the coding sequence GACACACTCGGAAGAGCACAACATGCAGGAGCACCACGGCACGGGCCGGTACTGGCTCGTGTGGGCCGCGCTCCTGGCCTTCACCTTCATCACGGTGATCACCGGCCGCATGCACCTGCCCACCTTCGGGTTGCTGCTGGCGCTCGTCATCGCCACCGTGAAGGGCACCCTGGTGCTGCTGTTCTTCATGCACCTCATCGACCACAAGGGCGCCAACCGCCTGGTCATGGGCGTGTCGCTGCTCTTCGTGCTGATCATGATCATGGCCCCCATGGCGGACTTCGCCACGCGGTTCCGGGGCTCGAACCCTCCTGGCTCGCACGTGAGCGACCTGAAGGATCTCAACTTCCCGGAGGCCCAGGGAGACGCGAAGCACGGCGGCTCGCACGGCCTGAAGCTGCCGGATTCGCACCCGTAA
- a CDS encoding response regulator, whose amino-acid sequence MRHVLVVSPHRASRELLLRFLSEPELAVGAAEDADAALASLASSPPSVVVVDLRRPDEDHPLFLALLRKRYPAQAVIALVPGSLRVFDGSHERVLEARDDSAEGLHRLLNALKQAVGEVLAHHLLRVFRPPVGQA is encoded by the coding sequence ATGCGTCATGTCCTCGTGGTCAGCCCGCATCGCGCCTCCCGCGAACTGCTCTTGCGTTTCCTCTCGGAACCGGAGCTCGCCGTGGGGGCAGCCGAGGACGCCGACGCGGCGCTTGCCTCCTTGGCCTCTTCGCCCCCCTCGGTCGTCGTGGTGGACCTGCGACGGCCCGACGAGGACCATCCGCTGTTCCTGGCCCTGCTGCGCAAGCGCTACCCCGCTCAAGCCGTCATCGCGCTCGTTCCCGGCAGCCTGCGCGTCTTCGACGGAAGCCACGAGCGGGTGCTCGAGGCACGCGATGACTCGGCCGAGGGGCTCCACCGGCTCCTGAATGCGCTCAAGCAGGCCGTGGGCGAGGTGCTGGCCCACCACCTGCTCCGGGTCTTCCGTCCCCCGGTGGGGCAGGCCTGA
- a CDS encoding YkgJ family cysteine cluster protein, with the protein MECTRCGACCVAPDIAALDKPLGMRCPHLSEENLCTVYDRRPEVCRSYQPDEVCRLIEAPTLDERVQKYLDLFELGPEAAALRQSGCASMRRARGSL; encoded by the coding sequence ATGGAGTGCACCCGCTGTGGCGCCTGCTGCGTCGCGCCCGACATCGCCGCCCTGGACAAGCCCCTGGGGATGCGCTGCCCGCACCTCTCCGAGGAGAACCTCTGCACGGTGTACGACCGGAGGCCCGAGGTGTGCCGGAGCTACCAGCCCGATGAGGTGTGCCGCCTCATCGAGGCGCCCACCTTGGACGAGCGTGTCCAGAAGTACCTGGACCTCTTCGAACTGGGCCCAGAAGCCGCCGCCCTCCGGCAGAGCGGCTGCGCCTCCATGCGCCGGGCCCGCGGCTCCCTGTAG